The Balneola vulgaris DSM 17893 DNA window AAGTATTAGGTAACATCCTACCAAACAATTGTTCCTTACTCAATGCCTTATCATTTAAATACAACGAGTCTTCAAATACCTGTTCTATATCAAGACTATCTAATTTTAACTGTCTTCCTAAATCACGAGCTAATCGGTTTCTAGTTAAACCAGGAAGTATGGTGACGTTTACTGGATCTTGACTTCCATAAGCGATTTTAGTTAACACCTCGTCATAGGAATAAGCACCCTCAAATTTGTAATGCCCTGCTCTAAAGGTACGCCAACCAAGAAGCCTACTTGCCCATCTAAACTCATCTTCATTTATCTCTGCTGAAGCGGAAGTTAACGTGTCAATTAAACCATCTAAATCAGTACTTGATTCAAGGTAGATAGATACGGGTTGGTCAAATTGTAGTGCAGAACTAGATAATCGTAGTGTACGGCTTCCAAAAGTGAGTATACATACACCTACAAAAAGTGAGGCCAGTAGAACTAGCTCTTTTATAGTAAGACCAAATTTCATGAAATAATGCATGCCAAAAGATACTAATGAGTTGGAATAACTACACAATGTTTATGATTTAAAACTTATGAAGAACAAAAAGTATGTAACTAAAGAAGGGTTAGCACGTAATTGTTGCCCACGAAGAGCAATCGAGCTTTTGGATGCTGCACAAGCACCAAATGCCCTAAAGAAAAACCCGTGCTTTGAACGGCACGGGTTTCTTTTTTATTGAATAGTGAAATAGAATGAGTATAGTTAACCCATAATCATTCTCACTACTATTCAAATATATATTGTCATGAGACCCACCAAGCTCTTTATTTCTTGCATTCTTATCATTTCTATGTCTTGCATTAACAATGTTGAAGACCAAGTACCGGATGAAATTACAGAACCGGTTAGCTATAGTGCTCAAGTTCAAACCATTTTCAATGTTAGTTGTGGCGGAAGCTCGTGCCATACCAATGGCGGTAATCAAAATGGAGTTAACCTAAGCAGTTATCAAGCTACGATGGCGAGCGTAGGAGCAAATTATAATCGATTGATTGTGGTACCCGATGATGCTGCAAATAGTCCGCTGGTAGATAAAATAGAAGCCAATCCTGAATTTGGATCTAGAATGCCGTTAGGTGGTAGTTTATCTGCAACTGAAATTGCCCTAATAAAAGCATGGATTAATCAAGGAGCGGAGGATAATTGATATGAGACATTTATTTTTTGCCATATTCATCATTGCACTTGGGTCTACTTCCCTCCAAGCTCAAAAATTCATAACCGAAAACGGTCGAGCTACTTTTTATTCTAAAGTACCATTACACAGTTTTGAAGGAAATTCAGATAAGCTTGTTGGACTCATAGATTTAGATTCACTGATTGTGGATTTTTATATCGATTTGGAGACCTTAGACACGGGCAATGGTAAGCGTGATAAAGATATGAGGTTGACCTTAGAAACAAAGGAATACCCCTTTGCTGAGTTTTACGGTCAGATTCAAAATCAAAATTTAGTATTAGACAATACTCCAACAGTAGTAACAGTAAAAGGTGATTTCACCATACACGGAGTAACGAGAAATATTGAGGTTTCAGGAACGCTGAGCCGAACAAATGAAGGCCTTAAACTCAATGCTTCGTGGATTCTTAATTTAAAAGACTACAACATTGTACCTCCCAAAATTCTTTTCATCAAAGTAGATGAAAACCAAGAAATAGAAATTGAAGCACTATTAAAGCCCTTAGATCAATGAATAAGATAGTTGTAATTAGTTTATGTATAAGTATGCACTTACTTAGTGTTAGCAGCGTAGATGCCCAAATGAAAAGAACAAGAGCCAACCCTAATGCTCCAATACAGGATGCATACTTTGCTACAAATATTGCGGGATTAAGTACTACTCAACTACTGGCTAAAGGCGATCTGAACTCCATGATTATGCATAACTTTGGAACTGTATCGGGTGGAATTGATACCTTTTTTGGACTAGATGAAGGAGCTGCTGTTAGAATCGCATTTGGGTATGGATTGACCGATAAGTTGAATATTGGAATAGGCCGAACGAGTCGGGAAGACAATATTGATTTCACTATGAGGTATGGGCTTATTCAACAAACAAAAAGTAACTCCACTCCATTATCTGTGGTACTTAAAACAAATATGGGAATTCGTACTCAAAAGGAATCTTATTCTTTAAACTTTACAGAACGACTGAACTATTTGGGCTCACTTACTATCGGTAGAACATTTAGTGAGAATGTATCTTTGTTCACCACACCTATGGTGGCCCATTTTAATACAGTGGTACGCGAAGACGATAACTCCGATCTTTATAACACAACCGTTGGTTTGGGAATTGGGGGTGTCATTAAGTTATCAGAAAGAAAGGCCATTTCATTTGAGTTTATCCCTCCTGTTTACAATAAATGGTCGGGTACCCAAGCACACGGAGCCATTGTCTATGAAATAGAAACGGGCGGACATGTATTTCAAATGTTCTTTATGAGTGGTAGATGGTTTACCGAGCAACATTTATTAACTCGTACTACCACAAATATATTTGAACCCGACTTTAGATTCGGGTTCAATGTAAATAGAGTATTTGGTCTATTATAAGAGTGATCTTACTTCGCGAGCGATTTCTCGGTTATATTGGAATGTTAGATCTTTGTAGTTCACTAAATCTACGATAGTACCAATTAAGCATAAACCACCAGTTAAAATATAGAGTATTCCCATTCCAACTTGGTTAAGCAGTATGCGGTGAATACCAGCTACTAAAAACAAACCCAGTAAACAGGTTAAGAGAATAGTTTGTGGGTCTTTTCTTCTATTTCTGTAGATATTTGAAAATTTATTTTTCTCATCATCTGATAGGTCTGCAATTAACTTATCGAGGTATAGAGCTTCGTCCCCTTCTACTTCCGGTAGGTAATCATATATATGTGGCATCATTTACTCCTGTAGTTTGATTTTTTTCTAATAAATTTTTCCAAATAGCTAGTATTCTAAACGATAGCACAGCTACGGCCAATGGACCAAAAAGATGCGTCTTAAAAGACATCAAGAATTCGCCTCTAAAAAAGTATGCGATGGAGTGCCCTAAGCCCTCTCCTGGACAAAATGAAATACCTACTAAGTCGAACAAACAAAATGAAGTTCCTTTAGTAGTGGGATCCATCATGGCTAATGCAACTAAGCCAAAAAAGAATACCATCCATTCAATATGTGCCTTAAACTTTTTCATGAGTCCAATTACGAGATACTTCCTACGATGTTTAGATTATTTCAATGTTTTTCGAAAATAATGAGAGATAGTAAGGAAGATTCTATTGGATTGATAGATTGAACTTGTAGAATATTCCGTTCCAAGCTTTAAGAACCAATAGTTATCGAATTTGTGTTCAATATTTACTCTACCCGTCATAAAATAACCATCCCGTTGAGCATGCTTTCCCATCAGCTCTGCTTCAAATAAAGTTTTATAATCAAAAGTATTTGGTGATCTGTAACGAAGATCTAAGCCCATTCCTTTCAAGAAATAATCATTCTGTGTGAAATAAGGAATGGCATTTAAAAACTCTTTAGAAGCATCCGCATAACTTAATTCGGCTATGGCTCTCATTCTAAATGAACGATTGCTAGGCTGAATATATAGCCTACCACTTACGGTACCATCATATACATTATTGGTATAGTACTGTGTATTCCCAAAAACAGTGGTTAAAACCTTTGAATTGAGCCACGGATCTTCTCTATAGAATTCCAATTTACCTTTATAAATATTCCTATTTATAGCACTTAATGTTAAAACCGGCTCAAATGATAAGGTTGCAGAGGTAAAGGTAGAATCGTAACTGATGGTACCACCAATAAGTGTTGAACCAAATACGCTGGATGTATTTGCAGAAATGGAGGTGCCAAATTTAAAGGTTTTGGTCTGTGAGG harbors:
- a CDS encoding DUF2752 domain-containing protein, with amino-acid sequence MKKFKAHIEWMVFFFGLVALAMMDPTTKGTSFCLFDLVGISFCPGEGLGHSIAYFFRGEFLMSFKTHLFGPLAVAVLSFRILAIWKNLLEKNQTTGVNDATYI
- a CDS encoding DUF5777 family beta-barrel protein; amino-acid sequence: MNKIVVISLCISMHLLSVSSVDAQMKRTRANPNAPIQDAYFATNIAGLSTTQLLAKGDLNSMIMHNFGTVSGGIDTFFGLDEGAAVRIAFGYGLTDKLNIGIGRTSREDNIDFTMRYGLIQQTKSNSTPLSVVLKTNMGIRTQKESYSLNFTERLNYLGSLTIGRTFSENVSLFTTPMVAHFNTVVREDDNSDLYNTTVGLGIGGVIKLSERKAISFEFIPPVYNKWSGTQAHGAIVYEIETGGHVFQMFFMSGRWFTEQHLLTRTTTNIFEPDFRFGFNVNRVFGLL
- a CDS encoding YceI family protein, whose protein sequence is MRHLFFAIFIIALGSTSLQAQKFITENGRATFYSKVPLHSFEGNSDKLVGLIDLDSLIVDFYIDLETLDTGNGKRDKDMRLTLETKEYPFAEFYGQIQNQNLVLDNTPTVVTVKGDFTIHGVTRNIEVSGTLSRTNEGLKLNASWILNLKDYNIVPPKILFIKVDENQEIEIEALLKPLDQ
- a CDS encoding NINE protein, with translation MPHIYDYLPEVEGDEALYLDKLIADLSDDEKNKFSNIYRNRRKDPQTILLTCLLGLFLVAGIHRILLNQVGMGILYILTGGLCLIGTIVDLVNYKDLTFQYNREIAREVRSLL